A window of Aromatoleum bremense genomic DNA:
GGTCGCAAAGCGGCCGCTCACCGAACGCACGTGGAGCTTCTTCCGTGCAGCATAGAGTTCGTCGGACTCGGCCGACTTGTCGCGCGGGGAAGGGAACTTCCGAAGGGGTATCGGAGCGGTCATATATCGCTATATCCGTAAGTTCTAATTTCGCGGGCTTGAATTCCCCGGGTCGCCCCCGGGGAATGGCTGCTGCCCGAAACGGTTTACTGCGCCGGCTTGTTCGAGAGACCGTACACGTACGCCGTCAGCAGGTGCACTTTCGCCTCGCCGAGGAATTCACCGAATCCCGGCATCCGGTTCATCCGGCCCTTCGTGACGGTTTCCATGATCGTCGTCTCCGACGAGCCGTAAAGCCAGGCGTCATCGGAAAGATCAGGAGCCCCCATCGCCGGCGTCCCTTTCGCCTCGGCTCCGTGACATGCCACGCAGTTCTGCTGGAACAGCTCTGCGCCGCGCTGGGCGCGCAGCGAGTCGTGCGCGAGGCCGGACAGCGAGCGCACGTAGTTCGCGACATCCTTCACCCCGTCGGCGCCGAGCGTCGGACCGAGAGGGGGCATCACGCCGATCCGCCCGTTGGTGATGGTGGCCTTGATCGTCTCAGGATCGCCGCCCCAATGCCAGGCCTTGTCGGTCAGGTTCGGGAAGCCTTTCGCACCGCGCGCATCCGAACCATGGCACTGCGCGCAGTAGGTCACGAACAGCCGCTGGCCCATGCCGCGCGCCTCCGGGTCCGCGGCCACTCCCGCCACGTCCATGCCCTGGTACTTGGCGAAGATCGGCGCATAGCGCTCCTCCGCCTTCCGGGTCTCCGTTTCGTACTGCCCGACCGACGCCCATCCGAGCACGCCCTTCGTGTTGCCGAATCCCGGATACAGGATCAGGTACACCACCGCGAAGATCAGCGTCAGCCAGAAGAGATACAACCACCAGCGCGGCAGCGGGTTGTTGTATTCGGCGAGGTTCTCGTCCCAGACGTGGCCGTGCAACTCGACCGGACCGGTCTCGCGCTTGTTGTTCGACATCAGCACGAACAGGCAGA
This region includes:
- the ccoP gene encoding cytochrome-c oxidase, cbb3-type subunit III, coding for MADFVSGFWNMYVMGLVALSLLFCLFVLMSNNKRETGPVELHGHVWDENLAEYNNPLPRWWLYLFWLTLIFAVVYLILYPGFGNTKGVLGWASVGQYETETRKAEERYAPIFAKYQGMDVAGVAADPEARGMGQRLFVTYCAQCHGSDARGAKGFPNLTDKAWHWGGDPETIKATITNGRIGVMPPLGPTLGADGVKDVANYVRSLSGLAHDSLRAQRGAELFQQNCVACHGAEAKGTPAMGAPDLSDDAWLYGSSETTIMETVTKGRMNRMPGFGEFLGEAKVHLLTAYVYGLSNKPAQ